Within the Candidatus Reidiella endopervernicosa genome, the region CTTCAGTGATCTCAACGATAACGATCACCATACCGAAGGGAGCGTCGAGCTCTTCTAACCACCACTGTGCGAGGAAGCCTGGATCAATCGACTACGGCACCCACACCTATCTACAAAAAAAGGGCGGCATAAGCCGCCCCTTCATCAAGCACCGAACCTCTAAATTAGAGTGCGCGCGCGTTCAGATAGGCCCGCTCCGAGACGTCGTGCCAGGCCACTACCTGATCACGGAAGGCGAGGTAGGAGTCGTAGACCTTCTGTGACATAGGGTCCTTCGCCGCCACCTCAGCCACCACCTCATCGGAGACCTTCTTCAGCTGCACCAACACTTCATCGGGGAATTTACGCAGGTCGACCTTGTGTTCGTTGACCAGCGTATGCAGCGCCTTGTTATTCCGTGCAGTGAACTCAGAGAGGCCGTCAAGATTGGCCACCTTACTGGCGTTGAGCACGATCACCTGCAGATCCTTGGGCAGCGCATCAAAGGCCTCCTTATTAACAAAACACTCCAGGGTAGTACCTGGCTCATGCCAGCCGGGGTAGTAGTAGTGCTTGGCCGCCTTGTAGAGACCGAAGGCTAGGTCATTGTAGGGTCCAACCCACTCGGTGGCATCTATCGCTCCCGATTTAAGCGAGGTAAAGATCTCACCACCCGGCAGGCTGACGGGAGTGCCGCCAAGGCGACGCAGCACCTCACCGCCAAGACCCGGAATACGCATCTTCAATCCCTTCAGATCCTCGAGTTTTTCAATCTTCTTGTTGAACCAACCGCCCATCTGCACCCCAGTGTTGAGTGCAGCGGTCGGTACTAGACCAAAAGGTTTGTAGACCTCCTGCCAGAGCTCCATTCCGCCACCGTGATAGAGCCAGCTATTCATCTCCTGCGCAGTGAGACCGAAGGGAACGGCGGCGAAGAACTGTGCCGCCTCACTCTTACCCTTCCAGTAGTAGGCAGCGCCATGGCCCATCTGAGCAGTACCGCGCGATACGGCATCGAAGATCTCGAAGGCGGGAACCAGCTCTTTGGCACCGTAGACCTTCACCTCAATTCGACCACCCGACATCTCTGTGATCAGCTTGGCCAGATTGTTGGCGCCTGTGCCAAGACCGGGGAAGTTCTTCGGCCATGTAGTCACCATCTTCCATTTGATCTTGGTTTTAGCATGCACGGCCGGTGCAGCGATGGCGGCACCCGCCACTACGGCCCCTGCTCCCACCTTGCCGATAAATTCACGACGCTTCATCAACGATCTCCTTTGTTGTTATCGGATTGCCCTGCTGCTAACACTCAGGGCTATTAATTTGGGATTAACTATAGCCCCGAATAGAACTTCATACTGTTTTTACCACCATGTTTGACGGCGTAGAGTGCAGCATCTGCATTTTTAAGCAACTTATCAGCATCATCCCCATCGCCAGGGAATACCGAAATACCGATGCTGACACCCACCTGGCAGCGCTGCCCATCGATGGTTATGGAATCACCAATACTGCTCAGAATCTCCTCTGCGACCCGGCTTGCCTGAGACTCCTGCTGCAAGCCATCAAGTACCACCACAAACTCATCACCACCGTAGCGCGCCACGGTATCGGCATCCCGCACGCAGGCCAGCAGACGCTCAGCCACCACCTTCAACACCTCATCCCCTGCGGCATGACCCATTGCATCATTGATCGGTTTGAAACCATCCAGATCGAGGAAGAGGATAGCCACCAGGTTCTTGTCGCGTATCGCATGCGCGATCGCCTGCTCACAGCGATCCTGCAGCAGGTTGCGGTTCGGTAGGCGGGTGATCGCGGATCGGTATTGGCCAGTTCACGCAGGTAGATCTCAGCGGTCTTGTGCACGGTAAAATCGGTGAAAATCCCGATATAGTTTACCAACCGACCGTGACGGTCGTGAATTGCCTTGATCGATAGCAGCTCAGGATAGATCGAGCCCTCCTTGTTACGATTCCAGATCTCACCCTGCCACTAACCTTTATGTTCAATCGCATCCCACATCCCTTTGTAGAAATCCTTATCGTGCCGACCTGATGCAAGCAGTGATGGCTCCTTGCCCATGATCTCACGCCTGCTGTAGCCGGTGATGGTGGAGAAGGCCTCATTGAGGTCGATTATTCGCAGCTCGGGATCGGTAATCACAACGCCGTTGGTGGCCGACTCCATCACCCGTGCATGGAGCTGTAAACGGTTCATGATCTGATCTTTATCGAGATTGAGCAGCGCGACATACCAGCCCCCCGTTGCGATGACACTGAATGCCAGCACAAAGGTGAGCAGATAGAGTCCCGTATGTTCGTTGTAAAGTAGGGCGATCGCCTCTTTCGGATAGTGCGAAACCACAAACCACTTATCGACCAGATGGTGTTCATCGTCATGATGAACCTGCTGATAACGCTCCGGCAAGCCAACCCGCAGTGCATAGTCGGCCACATGGATGGTATTAAAACTAAATAGACCCTCGTTCGACTCAACCTGCCCCTGGCTCGATTCACGCATCCGCGACCACTCTGCTGCAAAACGGTTAGCGAAATTCTCCTCGCCACCAAACATAAAGCTCCACTCATGTTTATGCTGGGAGTTGTATAGCCAAAAACCCTCGGCATTGAGCAGCGCCAGGTGGTTAACCTCACTACTCTTTATTCTGGCGAAGTTATCGATCAGCCGCTCGGCCAGATAGTTAAACACCAACACACCATTAACCTTGCCGCGGCTATCGCTGGTGGGTGTCGCAAAGCGAATGATCGGACGGTGCGGCTCTTCAATCACACCCTGTTCAACATTGAGATCGAGGGATGAGACATAGATCTCACCGGGTGCCAGCTTAATCGATTCACGGAAGTAGTAACGCCCTGACTTATCCTGAAGCGCACCCTCAGCAACCGCCTTGGCTCTTCCACCGCGGTACTCGATTCGTAGCTGCTCCCTTCCATTCCGATCAAGCCAGCGAATCTGATCGTAACGGCGCATATCCTGCGCGAAACGCTCCAATTCACCGACAACCCGGCTACGCCCCCACTGATCCTCACTAGCGATATAGGCCTGTAATGTACGACTTCCCGCAATGTATTCGAGATCAGGAATGATCCCTTCGATATCACGTTGTAATGAGTTGGTGGCCAGACGCACCTGCATCGCCTCACCGCTCTTGATCAACTTTAACTCGTGTCGGAGATCGACCACGTAGTAAGCGACAAAGGCACCGATCAGCGCGACCAGCAACGGCCAGAAGATCTTCAGGAAATAGGGAAGCACAACTCTAAATGGGTGTTTGGAGAACTCCACAGCGCCACCTCAAATTATTAGTCGCTCGAGCTGCCGCTCAAATCCATATGAGAGGTTATACCTAACACTGTACGAGATTTGCGTAGGCGAGTACCAGCCACTTACTACCAGCCGCTTCGAAATTAACCTGTACCCGTGCCTGTGCGCCAGAGCCCTCACAGTTAACCACCGTTCCCTCGCCAAACTTGGGATGCTCAACGCGCTGACCGACACTCATCCCGGTCTCATTCATCGAACTCGAGACCATGCTGGATCGCTGCTCAGAGCCATAGTGGGGACGCGTGACCGCCGCCCTCGGCCTCACTTCCGTAATCAATTCGGAAGGAATTTCACCGATAAAGCGTGACGGCATCGGATAGGTGTCGGAGCCGTGAATTCGACGCCGCTCGGCGTGACAGAGGTAGAGGATCTGCCGTGCGCGGGTGATACCGACATAACAGAGGCGGCGCTCCTCCTCGAGCCCTTCAGGATTCTCGCTGGAACGCGAGTGAGGGAAGAGCCCCTCTTCCATGCCACACATAAAGACCAGCGGAAACTCGAGCCCCTTGGCGGAGTGGAGCGTCATCAGCTGCACCGCATCTTCATGCGCGCCCGCCTGCTGCTCACCCGCCTCAAGTGCAGCGTGCGAAAGGAAGGCGTCGAGCTGACTCATCTGCTCATCCTCTTCGTAACGGAAACTGCGCGCGGCAGTGACCAGCTCCTCGAGGTTCTCAATGCGTGCCTCCCCCTTCTCACCCTTCTCTTTGCGGTAGAACTCAATCAGGCCGGTAAGGCCGATCACATGTTCCACCTGCTGCTCCAGCGCCATGCCGTCGCACTCACCTGCCAGCGTCTCGATCAGTTCAACAAAGCGCTGCAGTGCAGTCGATGCACGTGCCGGTAACCGCTTCTCATCAATCACCGCCAGTAGTGCCTGCCACAGCGTCATCTCACGATCACGCGCCAGATCACGAACTGCCTGTACCGTGCGCTCGCCGATACCGCGCGTCGGGGTGTTGATCACCCGCTCGAAGGAGGGGTCGTCTGCACGATTACTGATAATGCGCAGGTAGGCGAGTGCATTTTTAATCTCAGCACGTTCGAAGAAGCGCAATCCGCCATAAACACGGTAGGGGATACCGGCGACGATCAACGCCTCCTCAAGTACACGCGACTGTGCGTTGGAGCGGTAGAGCAGCGCTGCCTCTTCACGGCGCCCACCCTGCTCAATCCACTGCCCAATTCGCTCGGCAATGATGCGTGCCTCATCGAGATCGTTGTAGGCGCTGTAGAGGTAGATCGGGTCGCCCTCGGCATCCTCGGTCCAGAGCTTCTTACCGAGTCGGCCGCTATTGCGTGAGATCAGTGCATTGGCGGCGGCAAGGATATTGCCGGTGGAGCGGTAGTTCTGCTCCAGCCGCACCGTCTGCACCTGTGGTAGTTCACGGCCGAAACGGTGAATATTCTCGATCTGCGCCCCGCGCCAGCCGTAGATCGACTGGTCATCATCACCCACCGCAAAGAGAGTAATCTTGTCACCCGCCAACACCCGCAACCAGGCGTACTGGATGGTGTTGGTGTCCTGAAACTCATCGACCAGAATATGGCGGAAACGCTGCTGATAGTGCACCAGCACCTCGGGGCTCTTTAACCACAGCTCGTGTGAACGCAGTAGCAGTTCGGCAAAGTCGATCACCCCGGCGCGCTCGCAGGCGACCTCGTAGGCGGTGTAGAGCCGGATCATCTGCCGCAGATAGGGGTCACTGTGATCCTCAATATGCTGAGGACGCAGCCCCTCATCCTTACGTGCATTGATAAACCACTGCACCTGTTTCGGCGGCCAGTGCGCCTCATCGATATCGAGTGAACGCAGTACCCGCTTAATCAGCCGATGCTGATCATCAGAGTCGAGTATCTGGAAGGTCTCTTTCAGCCCCGCCTCGCGCCAGTGGGTGCGTAGCAGTCGATGGGCAATGCCGTGGAAGGTGCCAACCCACATGCCGGAACCGGGCATGTTGAGCAGTGCCTCGGTGCGGCCTCGCATCTCTGAGGCGGCCTTATTGGTGAAGGTAACGGCCAACACGCCGAAGGGGAGGTACCCTCCACCTCCAACAGCCAGGCGATGCGGTGCACCAGCACACGGGTCTTACCGCTGCCGGCACCAGCCAGCACCAGGGTATGGTTGGGGGCGCACTGACGGCTTCGCGCTGAGCATCGTTGAGGGATCGAGAATATAGGAGACATCCATCGCGCCATTTTACCAGATGGCGCCGCCGCATATTCTATCTATACTGTGCGCTCTTTAGCCGGGAGCGAGTGATGAAACCCTACGCCGAATCGTGCGATCAGAACCGTGACGTGATCTTTGAAGTGATCCGCGAACACTTTGCTGCAGCTGAGCAGCTGCTGGAGATCGGCAGTGGTACCGGCCAGCACGCCATCTACTTCGCTGAGCGGTTGCCACATCTAAGCTGGCAAACCAGTGATCGACTTGAGAACCACGCTGGCATCCTGCCTGGCGAGAAGAGGCGGGGCTTACCAATGTGTTACCGCCGCTCGATCTCGATGTCACCGGAAACTGGCCAAACGACCGCTATGATGCGGCCTTCAGCGCCAATACTGCACACATTATGCATCTGAACATGGTCGAATCTATGTTTACGGGAGTTGCCGAGGTTCTGAAGCGGGGTGGACGATTCTGTCTCTACGGGCCGTTTAACTACGAGGGGCGTTATACCAGCGAGAGCAATGCGCAGTTCGATCTCTGGCTCAAAGCGCGCGACCCGGGCAGTG harbors:
- a CDS encoding DUF938 domain-containing protein, with translation MLPPLDLDVTGNWPNDRYDAAFSANTAHIMHLNMVESMFTGVAEVLKRGGRFCLYGPFNYEGRYTSESNAQFDLWLKARDPGSAIRDFEALNTMAEQGGMTLLNDHAMPANNRILVWEKVG
- a CDS encoding TRAP transporter substrate-binding protein, with the translated sequence MKRREFIGKVGAGAVVAGAAIAAPAVHAKTKIKWKMVTTWPKNFPGLGTGANNLAKLITEMSGGRIEVKVYGAKELVPAFEIFDAVSRGTAQMGHGAAYYWKGKSEAAQFFAAVPFGLTAQEMNSWLYHGGGMELWQEVYKPFGLVPTAALNTGVQMGGWFNKKIEKLEDLKGLKMRIPGLGGEVLRRLGGTPVSLPGGEIFTSLKSGAIDATEWVGPYNDLAFGLYKAAKHYYYPGWHEPGTTLECFVNKEAFDALPKDLQVIVLNASKVANLDGLSEFTARNNKALHTLVNEHKVDLRKFPDEVLVQLKKVSDEVVAEVAAKDPMSQKVYDSYLAFRDQVVAWHDVSERAYLNARAL
- a CDS encoding DUF938 domain-containing protein, which gives rise to MKPYAESCDQNRDVIFEVIREHFAAAEQLLEIGSGTGQHAIYFAERLPHLSWQTSDRLENHAGILPGEKRRGLPMCYRRSISMSPETGQTTAMMRPSAPILHTLCI
- a CDS encoding cache domain-containing protein; its protein translation is MEFSKHPFRVVLPYFLKIFWPLLVALIGAFVAYYVVDLRHELKLIKSGEAMQVRLATNSLQRDIEGIIPDLEYIAGSRTLQAYIASEDQWGRSRVVGELERFAQDMRRYDQIRWLDRNGREQLRIEYRGGRAKAVAEGALQDKSGRYYFRESIKLAPGEIYVSSLDLNVEQGVIEEPHRPIIRFATPTSDSRGKVNGVLVFNYLAERLIDNFARIKSSEVNHLALLNAEGFWLYNSQHKHEWSFMFGGEENFANRFAAEWSRMRESSQGQVESNEGLFSFNTIHVADYALRVGLPERYQQVHHDDEHHLVDKWFVVSHYPKEAIALLYNEHTGLYLLTFVLAFSVIATGGWYVALLNLDKDQIMNRLQLHARVMESATNGVVITDPELRIIDLNEAFSTITGYSRREIMGKEPSLLASGRHDKDFYKGMWDAIEHKG
- a CDS encoding GGDEF domain-containing protein; this translates as MTRLPNRNLLQDRCEQAIAHAIRDKNLVAILFLDLDGFKPINDAMGHAAGDEVLKVVAERLLACVRDADTVARYGGDEFVVVLDGLQQESQASRVAEEILSSIGDSITIDGQRCQVGVSIGISVFPGDGDDADKLLKNADAALYAVKHGGKNSMKFYSGL